A single window of Triplophysa rosa linkage group LG20, Trosa_1v2, whole genome shotgun sequence DNA harbors:
- the tbr1a gene encoding T-box brain protein 1 isoform X1 has translation MHLHQLPSSSGLTEKRTSVDDDFTCNIGPGEDRVSSSGDSLESEPPLKRFSTGIRDTSHDLTDVRDEDRCARDTARNDGESIDKCLLPDSTQARGDFVSSSDMFLYSGQQHVAPALPAFSGHYVTPQPVIASGQYNGLSYAYSQAYGQTYANNSAVYPFPSAPGKAQVYLCNRALWFKFHRHQTEMIVTKQGRRMFPFLSLSISRLDPMRHYNIVVDAILADPNHWRFQGGKWVPCGKADTNVTANRVYMHTDSPNTGAHWMRQEISFSKLKLTNNKGAISNSTQMIVLQSLHKYQPRIHVIEIDENGEEASPDRAQTFTFPETQFMAVTAYQNTDVTQLKIDHNPFAKGFRDNYETSYIGCDTDQLTPSSDAPRSHTLSASRYAMTNALFQDQFLNSYTKSCFTTLASNTSSSDRIITLTNSPITPTQTQDSMMSGQRWFVSSSAAPSYEADINTAALLSYATLGVKSLPNTGGLDCYTSPSGWDLLDSAEISNKTSNLTGWDATLERSTQPNYLQVDGDILEMDRSTLEGNDAGDLTWTETQSSIKSVDSSDFRILEEVKHTSPSITPVSEVQTALTTDSQVSQDNDRNGVKESDIFHYNTQTSTCVD, from the exons ATGCACCTGCATCAACTTCCCTCGTCGTCCGGACTGACCGAGAAACGGACGAGCGTGGACGATGACTTCACGTGCAACATCGGTCCGGGGGAGGACCGCGTCTCCTCCTCCGGTGACTCTCTGGAGAGCGAGCCTCCGCTGAAAAGATTCTCGACCGGGATAAGAGACACTTCACACGATTTGACGGACGTCAGAGATGAAGACAGGTGCGCTCGGGACACGGCACGGAATGACGGAGAAAGTATCGACAAGTGTCTTTTACCAGACTCTACTCAAGCGCGGGGAGATTTCGTCTCGTCGTCAGATATGTTCTTGTATTCTGGTCAGCAGCACGTTGCGCCCGCGCTCCCGGCATTCTCGGGTCACTACGTCACACCTCAGCCGGTCATCGCCAGCGGGCAGTATAACGGGCTGAGCTACGCGTACTCGCAGGCGTACGGACAAACTTACGCCAATAACAGCGCGGTTTATCCGTTCCCCTCGGCACCCGGTAAAGCTCAGGTTTACCTGTGTAACCGGGCTCTTTGGTTCAAGTTCCACAGACACCAAACAGAAATGATTGTTACTAAACAGGGCCG ACGGATGTTCCCGTTTCTAAGTTTAAGTATTTCTCGTCTTGACCCAATGCGTCATTATAATATTGTTGTGGATGCAATTTTGGCGGATCCGAACCACTGGAGGTTCCAAGGAGGAAAGTGGGTTCCTTGTGGCAAAGCGGACACAAATGTTACTG CAAACCGAGTGTACATGCACACGGATTCTCCAAACACCGGTGCGCACTGGATGCGTCAGGAAATCTCTTTCAGCAAACTAAAGCTGACAAACAACAAAGGAGCTATCAGCAACTCTACACAG ATGATTGTCCTGCAATCTCTTCACAAGTATCAACCGAGAATACATGTGATCGAAATAGACGAGAACGGAGAGGAAGCAAGTCCTGATCGAGCGCAAACCTTTACCTTTCCCGAGACGCAGTTCATGGCTGTCACAGCTTACCAGAACACTGAT GTAACACAGCTGAAAATTGATCACAATCCATTTGCTAAAGGCTTTCGGGACAATTATGAGAC aaGTTACATCGGCTGCGACACTGACCAGTTGACCCCCTCATCCGATGCTCCGCGCTCTCATACCCTGTCTGCATCCCGGTACGCAATGACAAATGCTTTATTCCAAGACCAGTTTCTCAACAGTTACACTAAATCCTGTTTTACAACGCTTGCTTCTAACACTTCTTCTTCTGACCGAATAATCACATTAACTAACAGCCCCATAACCCCGACACAAACTCAAGACAGCATGATGTCTGGCCAACGCTGGTTTGTTTCCTCCTCAGCTGCTCCATCATATGAGGCTGATATTAACACAGCAGCTCTGCTTTCTTACGCTACACTAGGGGTCAAAAGTCTGCCTAATACTGGTGGTCTGGATTGCTACACCAGTCCATCCGGATGGGATTTACTGGATTCGGCAGAGATCAGCAATAAAACGTCAAATCTCACAGGTTGGGATGCAACACTTGAAAGATCAACACAGCCAAATTACTTGCAAGTGGATGGAGATATTTTGGAAATGGACAGATCCACACTTGAAGGCAATGATGCGGGCGATCTGACATGGACTGAGACTCAATCTTCTATCAAATCAGTTGATTCCAGTGACTTTAGGATTTTAGAGGAGGTAAAGCACACATCTCCCTCTATTACTCCTGTTTCAGAGGTTCAGACTGCATTGACAACAGACTCGCAGGTGTCACAGGATAATGACAGAAATGGTGTCAAAGAATCAGACATTTTTCATTACAATACTCAGACGTCAACTTGTGTGGACTAG
- the tbr1a gene encoding T-box brain protein 1 isoform X2, translating into MHLHQLPSSSGLTEKRTSVDDDFTCNIGPGEDRVSSSGDSLESEPPLKRFSTGIRDTSHDLTDVRDEDRCARDTARNDGESIDKCLLPDSTQARGDFVSSSDMFLYSGQQHVAPALPAFSGHYVTPQPVIASGQYNGLSYAYSQAYGQTYANNSAVYPFPSAPGKAQVYLCNRALWFKFHRHQTEMIVTKQGRRMFPFLSLSISRLDPMRHYNIVVDAILADPNHWRFQGGKWVPCGKADTNVTANRVYMHTDSPNTGAHWMRQEISFSKLKLTNNKGAISNSTQMIVLQSLHKYQPRIHVIEIDENGEEASPDRAQTFTFPETQFMAVTAYQNTDVTQLKIDHNPFAKGFRDNYETSYIGCDTDQLTPSSDAPRSHTLSASRPITPTQTQDSMMSGQRWFVSSSAAPSYEADINTAALLSYATLGVKSLPNTGGLDCYTSPSGWDLLDSAEISNKTSNLTGWDATLERSTQPNYLQVDGDILEMDRSTLEGNDAGDLTWTETQSSIKSVDSSDFRILEEVKHTSPSITPVSEVQTALTTDSQVSQDNDRNGVKESDIFHYNTQTSTCVD; encoded by the exons ATGCACCTGCATCAACTTCCCTCGTCGTCCGGACTGACCGAGAAACGGACGAGCGTGGACGATGACTTCACGTGCAACATCGGTCCGGGGGAGGACCGCGTCTCCTCCTCCGGTGACTCTCTGGAGAGCGAGCCTCCGCTGAAAAGATTCTCGACCGGGATAAGAGACACTTCACACGATTTGACGGACGTCAGAGATGAAGACAGGTGCGCTCGGGACACGGCACGGAATGACGGAGAAAGTATCGACAAGTGTCTTTTACCAGACTCTACTCAAGCGCGGGGAGATTTCGTCTCGTCGTCAGATATGTTCTTGTATTCTGGTCAGCAGCACGTTGCGCCCGCGCTCCCGGCATTCTCGGGTCACTACGTCACACCTCAGCCGGTCATCGCCAGCGGGCAGTATAACGGGCTGAGCTACGCGTACTCGCAGGCGTACGGACAAACTTACGCCAATAACAGCGCGGTTTATCCGTTCCCCTCGGCACCCGGTAAAGCTCAGGTTTACCTGTGTAACCGGGCTCTTTGGTTCAAGTTCCACAGACACCAAACAGAAATGATTGTTACTAAACAGGGCCG ACGGATGTTCCCGTTTCTAAGTTTAAGTATTTCTCGTCTTGACCCAATGCGTCATTATAATATTGTTGTGGATGCAATTTTGGCGGATCCGAACCACTGGAGGTTCCAAGGAGGAAAGTGGGTTCCTTGTGGCAAAGCGGACACAAATGTTACTG CAAACCGAGTGTACATGCACACGGATTCTCCAAACACCGGTGCGCACTGGATGCGTCAGGAAATCTCTTTCAGCAAACTAAAGCTGACAAACAACAAAGGAGCTATCAGCAACTCTACACAG ATGATTGTCCTGCAATCTCTTCACAAGTATCAACCGAGAATACATGTGATCGAAATAGACGAGAACGGAGAGGAAGCAAGTCCTGATCGAGCGCAAACCTTTACCTTTCCCGAGACGCAGTTCATGGCTGTCACAGCTTACCAGAACACTGAT GTAACACAGCTGAAAATTGATCACAATCCATTTGCTAAAGGCTTTCGGGACAATTATGAGAC aaGTTACATCGGCTGCGACACTGACCAGTTGACCCCCTCATCCGATGCTCCGCGCTCTCATACCCTGTCTGCATCCCG CCCCATAACCCCGACACAAACTCAAGACAGCATGATGTCTGGCCAACGCTGGTTTGTTTCCTCCTCAGCTGCTCCATCATATGAGGCTGATATTAACACAGCAGCTCTGCTTTCTTACGCTACACTAGGGGTCAAAAGTCTGCCTAATACTGGTGGTCTGGATTGCTACACCAGTCCATCCGGATGGGATTTACTGGATTCGGCAGAGATCAGCAATAAAACGTCAAATCTCACAGGTTGGGATGCAACACTTGAAAGATCAACACAGCCAAATTACTTGCAAGTGGATGGAGATATTTTGGAAATGGACAGATCCACACTTGAAGGCAATGATGCGGGCGATCTGACATGGACTGAGACTCAATCTTCTATCAAATCAGTTGATTCCAGTGACTTTAGGATTTTAGAGGAGGTAAAGCACACATCTCCCTCTATTACTCCTGTTTCAGAGGTTCAGACTGCATTGACAACAGACTCGCAGGTGTCACAGGATAATGACAGAAATGGTGTCAAAGAATCAGACATTTTTCATTACAATACTCAGACGTCAACTTGTGTGGACTAG